From Hemitrygon akajei chromosome 15, sHemAka1.3, whole genome shotgun sequence:
GAACATTAGACCCCCAAGTCCCCAAAACATCTCTCTTGCACAAAAACCAACACATTGTCCAACTGGAACCCCAACCTGCTaatcagcaaaaaaaaaggaaaccaCAGTAAACTAAAAGAGAGCAATATGAACTatagtccaataatcacataaatgaAATTCAGTCCTTCTGAAAAGAATGACCACCACACTGCTGACCTGCAGCTTTCTGACCACTGTGCTGCTGATTTGCAGCCTTCTGAGCACAACTGACTCATCTACAAACTGCCATCGACCTGCTCCctcctccacatttgcctcaatGCTTCAATATCTCTCAGTGGTTTGAAATGGAGACAGTCATGGTCCTGCACCCCTTCTCTGGTCTTCTGCACAAGGCAGCCAGTGCTTGTGGTCCTCTCCGGGACAGCAGAGTACCAGATCACTCGATCGAACTCCAAACTGCATGTCACAGTCTCCAACAGTCTCGGAAACACAATCAAGtcaaaaagaacaagcagaaggcatagaaaaagtgaaataattgaagaTATAATTGGCTACCTGGAAAATGTCGCCTGTGGTAGCATTccttggcaccatcttgaccgaAAGTCATGACCAGTaatgggaaggaggacaagctagaaggtgataggtgaagtcaggtgggtaggaaagctaaagggctgaagatgaagaaatctgataggagaggagagtggaccataggagaaagggaaggaggaggggcaccagggggaggtgataggcagttgaagaggtaagaggccagagttgggaatagaaaaagaggatgGGGGAGGGATTTTTTAATGGATtgagaaatcaacattcatgccatcaggttggtccAAGGTGATGCATATTGGGATGACTAATACATGTTCGGCATACACCATGAATAATAGGGTCCtagggagtactgaggaacagagggacttaGGGTAGAAGTCCAAGGAATTCTGAGATAGCAGCACAGGTGAGTAAGATGGTAAAGCAATCTCATGGGTTATTTGCCTTTATTAGAATATAAGATCAGAGAGGTTATGGTACAACATTATAAACCTTTGTCATACCACAGGAGGACTATTGCAAACAGTTCTGATCACTGGACAGGAAGAAAGATGTGGTAGgattggagagagtgtggaagagaTTCTCCAGGATGATGCTGGGAACAGAGCATTGCAATTAGTTCGGGTTTCTTTTCTTTGGAGAAGAGGAGGCCAAGAGGGGAGCTGATAAAGATATACAAAACtaagaggggcatagatagggttgaTGGTAGAACACTTTTCTTCATAAGTGTCTCAAACTAGATGACATAGCTTAAGATATGGGGTAAGAGTTCAAAGAGGAtctaaggaagatttttttcCACCAAGACAATGAGTAGAATGAGGAACACTACCTGAGAGGATGATGGAGGAAGACACTCTCGCAGCACTTCAAAAATAACTTGTGACTATGGAAGGCAAAGTGCTTGTTAACAGGAACAGTATGGTTGGATacctgatggtcagcatggatgggCTGGGCTGAAGTTCCTGTTTCTGTAATGTATGACTTTCAAATAGTTTAGGGTTTGCATAGATCATGCACAGGCATTCTATATGCGGTCAAATATActgttttaaagcatttattgATGCTACTAAAGAAATAAATTACATTGCAACTGTTTTACATGCAGAATTGCTCCATATTTGTCCTAAAACTTACTATTATGCAGCAAAAATAGGTTAAGGTCATTCTTTAATATTTCATTTGTTGAGGTGGAAAAGTCACGGTTGGTAATGAAGGGATCTTGGAGAATTGGGAATTCTGGGGGAACAGACATCGGATACTCTCTTATCCACTGAGCTCCAAACTATTGATTCTTCCATCTTCTCTTTTACACAGTCATGCAAAGTTTAGAGCTGGGAATGGCAGATGTGACAGCAGCTGAAAGGCTAGTCTGATAGGTCAAGccaataatttaaattttttccataattttatatttatttcttgGGATCTGGGCATTACCATCAGAGCCAGCAGTTATTTCTTATCCGTAACTACACTTGAGAAAGTGGAATGGAGCCACCTTCTTTAACCACTATAGATCATTAAATGAATATAATTGCACAGAGCTGTTTAGCAAGCTGCTGCAAGATTTAGAGGAATGATGATGAAAGACTGTTAAGATGGTATGTGACTTAGTGGTGGTGTTCCTATGTAGGTCTCTGGTGGAAGAGGTGGTGGGTTTTGGCTGTGCTCTCAGAGTAGACTAGGTGAGTATTGCTCTGTACTTTGTACGTGGTTCGCACTGCAGCCACAGTCTGCTGCCGGTGAAAGGAATAAGTGTTCAGGGTGTGCCTCTGAAGAGTACCAATGTACTAGATGGGTTTTTATGACAATCCCCTAATTTCTTGGTCACTCATATAAATAGAAAAACAAATTGTACAGTAGTAGCCCTTATACCCACCTCTTCCATGTCagtgtcaagtttattgttgatTGTCATAGGCATACATAACCAAGGTATACATACCTTGAAAGTTAGGCTCTTGCTGCAGCAACACAGTATATTGCAAAAATAAGCCTTATCTAATTTTGTGCCTTCCTCCATTCACCTCCTCAACACTATTTTGAATATATAGTATGCATAGAACCTTTGACAGTACAGTcagttttattttgtgtattaatTGCATTAATTCTTAGTATTTATGATCTATTCTGAGAATTTTCTATTGTTTTTAACTAAGTGTAGTGTGGTGTTGTGTATCTTAAGTTCTGTGATGTTGTCCTTATGACTGCACAAACAAAATTCCTTACAGAAAataaagtgaattgaattgaaatcaTCATACAATTAAatcacataaattatacataacctatatgacaaaataaacaaataaacataacAACATTAGTGCAAGTTGAAAGAAAGTAAAAAGAAATATAGTCCAAGGTAGTTAGGGGTTTTCTAGTTGGTTCAAGAAatggatggcagtggggaagatgtTATTGTTGACTTCCCCTTGCCCCTcgattttgttgacattgagtgcaaggttgttgttgtgacaccactcaagcaGCTGACTTTTCTCATTTCTGTATGCCCCCTCGTCACCATCCTCAACAGTGATGTTATCGGTGAATTTGTAGATGGAGTTGGAAATATGCTTAAACAtgcaggcatagatagagtagagcagggggctaagcgtGCAGTTCTGAGGTGATGGTCAGCCCTttgttgatagtcagtgaggaGCAGATAAGGTGAGGAATTTAACTGCAGGGGGAGGTGAAGAGGCCCAGAGGATGATGGTTTTGAACCCAAAACCATAATCAATGAGCAAGATATCTGACACCATATCCCTCTACTTCTTTCCTACCCATGTACCTGATGAAATGCTGTAAAATGGTCTTTCTCAATAACCATTAACCTCTTATGAAAAACTAACCTTCCAGATCAGTTCTAGGCTcccaccctcctcccccccccaccaccctggaAAATTAATTCTGATtatctatcctatctatgcccctcataattctgtaaacCTCtataacaggggttcccaactatttttatgccatggacccttaccattaactgaggggtttgTGGACCCCTGGATGGAAACCTCTGCTCTATAAGGTCATTTATAATTTCAGTTTACACAATCAGCAGGTCTCCACTCCAAGCAACAACCTAGCAACTCTCTTTTATACTCTCTCTGTTgtgccacatccttcctatggtgtgCAACccgaattgtacacaatactctaagtttgATCTAACCAATATTTTAACCAATATTTGCAGTATGCCAACTGCAGCACGacatcctgagcaacacacacaagattctggaggaactcagcagaagaTGTCAACTgtaaatgtctgtagtgagatgctgaagatgttctgtaggtcagttgtggagagcgccctcttctttgtggtggcgtgttggggaggaagcattaagaagagggacgcctcacgtcttaataagctggtaaggaaggcgggctctgtcgtgggcaaagtactggagagtttaacatcggtagctgagcgaagggcgctgagtaggctacggtcaattatggataactctgaacatcctctacatagcaccatccagagacagagaagcagtttcagcgacaggttactatcgatgcaatgctcctcagacaggatgaagaggtcaatactccccaatgccattaggctttacaattctaccgccaggacttaagaactttttaaaagctattattaatgctttttgagatagtgatttagatgtatatcatattttttactgagttaagtattgtatgtaattagttttgctacaacaagtgtatgggacattggaaaaaagttgaatttccccatggggatgaataaagtatctatctatctatctatctatctatctatctatctatctatctatctatctatctatctatctatctatctatctatctatctatctatctatctatctatctagctagcTAGCTAGCTAGCTAGCTAGCTAGCTAGCTATCTATTCTCTttgtcatagatgctgcctggcctgtccagttcctccagcattttgtgtgtgttgcttggatttccagcagctgaagattttctcctgtttctgaTTGCATGACACCCCAACTCTTGTTGTCTCTTGGGCAATGGAAGCAAACATATCAAATCCTTTTCTTTCATTACCCTTTCTTCTTGTGCTTCCACTTTCAGCAAGCTATGGACTTGTACCCCAAGGCCTCTCTACATCAATGCTCCTACTGTCCTCCACTTGCTGTGTATGCCCCCAACAGAATTAGACCTCCCaaagatggcctgtcctggggtacAGGACTGTCTATGTGCATGGATGGGGTGGAAGAACGAAGCTTGTTTAGCTGTTGTTACTTTGTTGCTTGTTATATTGTGTTGTTCTACCGAGTATTGTGGGCCTGTTATGTTGGCTGTCGGCGCGTTACACTGTTTGTATCGATGTGCACGTtataaataaacctgaatcctGAATCTTGAGCAATCTTTTCCCTTGCTTCCCATTATATTCACCCCAGTTTTAACTGAAATCCACCAGCCTACACGGTGAGATTTCAACTTATGTCACCGCATCTGTACCAATGGGACTATATTGAAAAGTTGTGACTTGGTAAAGATAGACACATAGTTACTGTATTAGGTCTTAAATCTGAAACGTTATCGCTTGCTTCTCTCCAAAATGATGCAGTCTGACCTGCGGTGTACTTCCAGCGTTTTCTGGCCATCAGGATTATGCACAGGACATGGATAAAACGATACTGAAACACCGTGGTCTGGTTTTTAGCAGAGAAGGCCTGGGGCTAATGATGTTATAGTAATCTATACATTAGAGAGGATGCGAGGCTCATCTCCGCATTGAATAAATCACGGAGCTGAAAGTACTTCAGTTCAGCGCGTGACGGCTGCAGACATTTTGGCTGAGTCAGACCCCACCATTCGCTATTAATTTTGAAATACTTTATAAATGCTCCAGGTTCAAAAGCATTACACAGGACTCAATGCATCAACCCTATTATAAAGTATAAGTAGGGGAAATGTTTAAAGTACTTAATTGAAAAATCAATTACAATTATCATTTATAAATAAGCCAGAATCAGACTTAAGGCAGCACCGGCAACAGAGACAGGTTGCGTTCATCGATTCCGGAAGATCGTACCCTTTAGAAACCATTGCAGAGGCGGGGGCGGGGGAGCGGACTATTTTGCAATATAATTGAATTAGATACCATATCTGATACCAATTTCGGATGGCCGGTAAATGCTGGCCCGTGTAAATAGTCCAACCTGGCCTGACAGAGGAATGGTATTTCTCAGTGCTCCGCCCATTGATGCAGCGCCGTGTTGTGCAGACGCCTCTTTACGCGGTTGGTTAAGagatcagcaaaaaaaaaatgccgCACATCCGCAACTAGGTTGTCATGCCCGCTGCAACAGGTTACGAATAGTATTTCAGAATTAATTTCTGCCAGTCCCGTTTAACACCGCTCCTGCGTCCAGCGATGACCCCTAGCCCTTGTTTCTCATATATCTACATCACTCCAAGCGCTCTTCGCCGGGGGTTGCAAATTGCGGTGGGCTGGGTTTATTGTTTAACTGACGCGCTGCTCCAACTTATTGGAAGTGTAGGGCACAAACCTAAGTCGATTTCTTTCAGTTCCGGCAGTCGACTGTTGCTGCTCTCATAGGCTGCGTTGTTTATCGCACAATACTGTAAATGCATTCTCTattcagggaggttatggttgcAGTTTTGAAGGCGTGTTTTTCATGACTTTAAGTTATTGGAAGGCTGAATCGATTTGGAGGACAATTCAAGGAACCACGATGTGGGCGAAACTGATGTTCATTGCGTGGCAGCACTTTATTTTTTCCTCAGGTATGTAAATACAAGTTGTTAAATTCTGAACGCTaagcaaaaaaaaaccctgcacTTTCAGCTTCAGTATAGCATGATCATTATTTGCGAAGAGCTAAAGAATATTCTGATATTTATAATGCTAATATAGTTGTTTTTTTGACATAGCTAGCATTTATTTTAGTCGGAAAAACCTTGTTTCACCAAATGGCTTCTGGCCATATTAATTTGAGCAAATCTTTCCACTCGATACGGTTACTGTATTTTGCGGTCCTCCACGGCAGCCCAGTGTACTGCTCGGACTACAGTGGCAGGATACCAAAGAATAACAAGATAGACAGTCTTCTGTAAACTTTTGCTTAAATTAGAGGGACTGAAAGCCCTTATTGTGTAGATCCCTCAAAATAAACAGCACGGCTCTATGCAGCGGAGCAGTCGCTTCAGAAAATGAACAGGCAGAATATGAAAGTATCTATTTTAAAAACAACTACATAGCAAATTGTATTTCGCATTTTGGCATCTAAATCAATATTTTCTCGTGCAATTTGTGTGGTGCTAAATAATCAGTGAATATTCCCTTTTCTTTTTCTCCAGCTAATGACTCGGCTGCGCACGAAACACAACAAACAGGTTTTTCAACAGACGTCAGTACATTTCTATCAGAAAATTCACCCACCACTTTTAGCTCCGCCACGCCTCTTGTCACAAGCTTGCAAAACACAATGGCACACAGTACAAAAGTAGGTCGCAATTCGGAAAACGGTACCGCGACATCCTCTATCCTCAAACAAACATTTTTACCAAATACAATCCACTCAAACAAGACTGTGCCCCCCAACACTGCGGCACTCACTGCGAACCTCACTTTTCAAAACAGCACAGATCTTAATGTCACAATCGCGCCGAACACAATAGCTCCCAATGCAACTTGTAACAGTTCAGCAACAGTAACAAGTTACTCACCCAGCGTAACAAATAGTTCAGTAGAAGAAGAGATTACAACTAATACAACGGATAGTCCGATGGTAAATAGTACGGCCCAGCCAACTTCACTGCACTCTTTGACCAGCAATACTTCTTTCACAAGCCAGGAGCCAACCTCCTTTACAACTAGCACTGAATACCGTAAGACCCCTGCAATTAATGTCTCTACTACCACCTTTACACATCCTGTTGTTTCTACCACCCTTGTATCATCTTCGAGCATAACTCCTTTACTAAGCAAGAATCATTCAAATACTAGCGCGGAAAGAGGAAATACATTTGCAGCTCCAAGCAAAACAGGTGAGAATTTATAGTACTATGTCAAATATGTATTGTTGAGGCCCATAAATCAGCACTCACTGTAAAATGTGTACTGCTTGTCTGTCTGTTTCCATTGCGTTCTTGTTGACAAAGAGCGGGGTAATAATACTTTGAACAAAGAGGGTAGATAATGACAATGATGAGAGAGACTTGAATATGTAAATATATTTGAAAGGCCAACTTATGGAGGCAGACTGGTTCAATAATTTTAAAGCTCTTAACATTCCACTGGATTTCTGAGGCTTCATCTCAAGTGATGAAAAATTCAAAATGAGTTGTAATGACCAGCCTGTAGAAAACATTAGTAATACCCTGGGCAGAGTACTGTAATATATGCTGCATTAGGCAACACACTTTCAGAACGACATTGAGACTTAAAAGGATGGACAGAGAACATTTAACAAAATGCTTCCTCATATGATGAAATACCAACCTGAAGAAAGACTTGGGCCACATTTGGAATTAATTTAAATTTGCTGTCCCACTGCCGTCTATTTCAATGTCAGTTGTGAAACATATTGAGCCATAATTTGATAGAGCAGTGCATCTTACAAATTCTGGCATTACTTAATCATGCCATTATAAATTTGAGTTTTGAATGTTTTGTTTTGCTTGGAAAGCTGCTAAGTGCGTTAGTGAACAGAACAAGGAACTATAACGAAATATATAACTATATATCAGTATAATCAAACAAACTAATGAAAGCAACAGCTCAACTGTAGAAAGGAAAAGGAGAAAGCAGGGAATGAAGGTTTGGTTAAGTGACAGTAAAATGAGAAAGAAATTGTTATGTATTAATCTCAAAATTTCCAAAATATCAATTAAATTTAACCCAACGAATTGGTAATTCCCAGGGCAATTGAGAGCCAGTAGCTAGAATTAATCTAAATGATTTTGGCCTAGAGTTTCTGACATTGGTGAACTGCCTGTACTTGTTGCTGTCTAACCCATTAAGTCTACTTTAACTTGGAATGGATCTTCTTCCACAATTTCCTGAACAAAATTGCATTGAAGATGTTGGGCAAGTTCCGTAGAGAGCAGCCTCTGACTTCCaaaaacaatttaaaataatCACCTGATTAAAAGTtggaaatttaaaataatttaaaacaatTAATACATTTAACTCAATCAATTCAGACAATCATGTCCATTTTCTGGACCAAACTATCCAGCTATTTCTCAACCTACTTTGCATGTTGAAATGTCCGTCACTACTGCTGAGACCAATGTTTCATAATGCTGCAGAGAAATTTCTCATGCATTCATTGTATTAGATCTTATTGTCATTAGTTACTctaaatttgtttgtttttttcagcATGTTAGTTATTTAATTCTGATTCACCTTTTATTCTAAACATAATTGCCAGATAGatttcattttatttctgctAGTTTCTCAAGTTAACAATTTTTTCATCTATTCATTTAAACATGATAGCTTCACTTTTATGCTTGATTCTTAAGTACTATTTTTAGCAGTTTTGTGGCCCCTTAATCTGccacataaattttaaaaaatcgaATGTTTGACTTTCATTTCTTGGTTTCTATGGCTATATCATATGCATCTACAATGGCATAATTTTCATTTCTTCACTCTCACCTCATTGCTGACTCATGAAGCACATTATTTACAGATTTTTTAAAGAATCTTCATTGCAAATGTTTTATCTGTCATGTTCCTGATTTACCTTGCTGCTGTGATATGGTCTGGGATTTTTCATTGATAATACAAGTTATTGCCATAGCTGTGTACTTTTTCAGTTTCAGCCATTGAGTGATCAGATATGTGACTGTGTAAAAGAAAACTATCCAGTCTTTGTAGCTAATCAGTTTGACTTAGTCACTCCCTAGTTCTAAGTTATGTTCCCATGAAAATCTGGTATGAACCCTGGAGGATTCTATTCAAGGAGGCAGAGGGCACGGCTGAGCTCTCAGTCGAGTGTTTAAAATATGCCTTTAGTTAAAAACAGACAGCTGTTGGAATTTCAGCAAAGGATAATACAGCTGAGATTCTACAAGGGCTAAAAATTGATAAAGAGCAGGTACTAGAAAGATCTGTTGCACTTAAAGTAGATAAATCAACTTGTTCACATGTTTACATGGAGAATAAGCAAGATGTTCTGGCCATATTCTTCCAAACATCATATTTAGGAGTGGTGTTTCAAGTTAAGGAAATGTTACAGCTTTGTTAAAAACAAGATATAGGAATACAACTAGCAACTACAGAACAACTAGTTTAACCTTGGTGATGAGAAGTTCTAGAAACAAAAACCAGGGACAAAACACTCCATGAACAAATGTTAAGAGAGAGCCATTATGGATTggttaaaaataaaatgtttcaatatatatataaaaaatcaatgaaaaattttttaaattgattttttaatgcattttctacaacactacaaaaaaaaacccaagaacgaaataggaaattaatacagtgcaagataaacatacaatggtaatataatacagaatataataattgaaaaagcacccaaattgaagtcatgtaaaattagtatccacccccaccccctcaagaaaaaaaaactccagaccaaccagagcaaaatgtaggaaatataaatcagaacattcaaacccccaaaacgtaaatacaattaaaaacagaagataataatgcctactaccaaaaaaaaagctgaaagcaagggactgaaaaagaaacttagtcaaaaggaaagttatgaaaatactcaataaaaggtccccagaccttatgaaactttatgtccgaattaagaattgagtaatgaattttttcaagatctaaacaggacataatattgttaagccattgagcatgcgtgggtggggcaacatctctacATCTGAGAAGAattagacgtctagccaggagagaagcaaaagataatattcgacgttTAGTCAAACTCAAACATATATCTGTCTCAGCCAAGAAACCAaaaagagcaattaaagggttaggttctaagtggtgattcagaatacaggataaagttgAGAAAACAtccctccaaaatttctctatattaggacaggtccagtacatatgaatgagagaagcctcgccacttttgtatttatcacaaagaggactaatattaggataaaatcgagataatttagatttggacctatgagccctatgaacaatcttaaactgtaaaagacagtggtgagcacaaagagaagttgagttaaccaacttgagaatcgagtcccaaacctcatcagataaagggatatttaagtcatgctcccaagccattttacacaatggattaatagaaagaaacaagtccatagcatttttctcgggcatctcagtgaagttgggtaataaaggattaatgaagtgtctaatttggagatatctaaagaaatgggcattaggtagattaaacttagcagagaactgttgaaaagatgcgaagcaattatcaatgaaaagatcttcaaaatacctaatgccctttctataccaatcataaaatgttgaat
This genomic window contains:
- the LOC140739339 gene encoding uncharacterized protein isoform X1; translated protein: MIIFFMSSNATTYNIHATLKELSKRKGGYGCSFEGVFFMTLSYWKAESIWRTIQGTTMWAKLMFIAWQHFIFSSANDSAAHETQQTGFSTDVSTFLSENSPTTFSSATPLVTSLQNTMAHSTKVGRNSENGTATSSILKQTFLPNTIHSNKTVPPNTAALTANLTFQNSTDLNVTIAPNTIAPNATCNSSATVTSYSPSVTNSSVEEEITTNTTDSPMVNSTAQPTSLHSLTSNTSFTSQEPTSFTTSTEYRKTPAINVSTTTFTHPVVSTTLVSSSSITPLLSKNHSNTSAERGNTFAAPSKTGTTLIAAVCLVLVAVALLGVVMYLKKRRVFYSRLQEDNPIGSWSNYNNPVYEDP
- the LOC140739339 gene encoding uncharacterized protein isoform X2 yields the protein MGGYGCSFEGVFFMTLSYWKAESIWRTIQGTTMWAKLMFIAWQHFIFSSANDSAAHETQQTGFSTDVSTFLSENSPTTFSSATPLVTSLQNTMAHSTKVGRNSENGTATSSILKQTFLPNTIHSNKTVPPNTAALTANLTFQNSTDLNVTIAPNTIAPNATCNSSATVTSYSPSVTNSSVEEEITTNTTDSPMVNSTAQPTSLHSLTSNTSFTSQEPTSFTTSTEYRKTPAINVSTTTFTHPVVSTTLVSSSSITPLLSKNHSNTSAERGNTFAAPSKTGTTLIAAVCLVLVAVALLGVVMYLKKRRVFYSRLQEDNPIGSWSNYNNPVYEDP